A genomic window from Helicobacter suis HS1 includes:
- a CDS encoding metallophosphoesterase family protein, whose translation MRVTISQLFLMGDIFQILVGSVKSSYRPYISILEQLELLSQKSTLFYFEGNHDFGLTQLSYLKNIQIYPRKIQPIPFTCQHKLFLLAHGDLFLKWGYEIYIRLLSSQFSIKTSLFLPLRFT comes from the coding sequence TTGAGGGTAACCATCAGTCAACTCTTTTTAATGGGGGATATTTTCCAGATTTTAGTAGGCAGTGTCAAAAGCAGTTACAGGCCTTATATCTCTATTCTGGAGCAATTAGAGCTACTGAGCCAAAAAAGTACCCTTTTTTATTTTGAGGGTAACCATGATTTTGGATTAACCCAACTTTCTTATTTAAAAAATATCCAAATCTATCCTAGAAAAATCCAGCCCATTCCTTTTACCTGCCAACACAAACTCTTTTTATTAGCCCATGGGGATTTATTTTTAAAATGGGGCTATGAAATTTATATTAGGCTTTTATCTAGTCAGTTTTCTATTAAAACTTCGCTATTTTTGCCCCTACGCTTCACCTAG
- the thiS gene encoding sulfur carrier protein ThiS, whose amino-acid sequence MQVFVNGQAKEFGEVLNVHAAIKQLGIEKHVCAVALNEKVVKKENWENTALQENDRLECLQFMGGG is encoded by the coding sequence ATGCAGGTGTTTGTCAATGGGCAGGCTAAAGAGTTTGGTGAGGTTTTAAATGTCCATGCGGCTATTAAACAGCTAGGGATTGAAAAACATGTGTGTGCAGTAGCCCTAAATGAAAAGGTAGTCAAGAAAGAAAATTGGGAAAATACAGCACTACAAGAAAACGATCGCTTAGAGTGCTTGCAGTTTATGGGCGGGGGGTGA
- a CDS encoding HugZ family heme oxygenase, with amino-acid sequence MDKQFILDHMNKNHVKDMEALLAKFGNVKHAQEVHLKEATFEHIEIGYSAEGKQGSLKIDYPSKVSDFNGVKDAIISLCTSIPQTTDLHAVQQDLENFRAGFSSVCIASLNPENQVVCSYSALLVDEVEGHPQFYIYVSEVAEHFKAFKAHPDNVEIMFLEDEASAKSPILRRRLRYKTHLHFIDRGAEFDRVYDSFLNKHGKGRGLETIRHMQDFHLIKLEFIKGRFVKGFGQAYDVDAHGNLSYVGGKGNPHSQGKPHAHHPKH; translated from the coding sequence ATGGATAAGCAATTTATCCTTGATCACATGAATAAAAACCATGTTAAAGACATGGAGGCTTTGCTAGCTAAGTTTGGGAATGTTAAGCATGCCCAAGAAGTGCACTTAAAAGAGGCCACCTTTGAGCATATTGAAATTGGCTACAGCGCAGAGGGCAAGCAAGGCAGCTTAAAAATTGACTATCCCTCTAAAGTGAGTGATTTTAATGGGGTTAAAGATGCCATTATTAGTTTATGTACTTCTATTCCACAAACCACAGATCTACACGCCGTACAACAAGATTTAGAAAACTTCCGCGCCGGTTTTAGCAGTGTGTGTATTGCAAGTCTCAATCCAGAAAACCAAGTTGTTTGCTCTTATAGCGCTTTATTAGTAGATGAGGTAGAAGGCCACCCTCAGTTTTACATTTATGTCAGCGAAGTAGCCGAGCATTTTAAGGCTTTTAAGGCCCACCCAGATAATGTAGAAATCATGTTTTTAGAAGATGAAGCTAGCGCTAAATCTCCCATTTTGCGCCGCCGTTTGCGCTATAAAACCCACCTGCATTTCATAGACAGGGGGGCGGAGTTTGATCGTGTCTATGATAGTTTTTTAAATAAGCATGGCAAAGGAAGAGGGTTAGAAACTATCCGCCACATGCAAGATTTTCATTTGATCAAATTAGAATTTATTAAGGGGCGCTTTGTAAAAGGGTTTGGTCAGGCTTATGATGTAGATGCACACGGCAATCTTTCTTATGTCGGAGGCAAGGGTAACCCACACTCTCAAGGTAAGCCCCACGCCCACCACCCTAAACATTAG
- the rpsB gene encoding 30S ribosomal protein S2 — MITMKDLLECGVHFGHQTRRWNPKTARFIFGVRKNIHIIDLQKTLRYFRYTYNIVRDASAEGKTIMFVGTKKQASDTLKEYATQVNVPYVNYRWLGGMLTNLSTIRKSVRKLEIMEEMENSGQIDLLTKKEKLMILRKKEKLEKYLGGVRHMKKMPDMMFIIDVVKEKIAVAEARRLGIPIIAPLDTNCDPDLVDYPIPGNDDAIRSIALFCKEMAEAITEGRELVGKSEEVVEEVVEEMIAASGAEQEEILEEVRQEQGESHE; from the coding sequence ATGATTACCATGAAAGATTTATTGGAGTGTGGCGTACATTTTGGCCACCAAACAAGGCGTTGGAATCCTAAAACAGCGCGCTTTATCTTTGGGGTGCGTAAAAATATCCACATCATAGATTTACAAAAAACCCTGCGCTATTTCCGCTACACCTATAACATCGTTAGAGACGCTAGCGCTGAGGGTAAAACAATCATGTTTGTGGGCACTAAAAAGCAGGCTAGCGATACTTTAAAAGAATACGCCACTCAGGTCAATGTCCCCTATGTCAATTACCGCTGGCTAGGCGGCATGCTCACTAACCTTAGCACGATTAGAAAATCTGTACGCAAGTTAGAAATCATGGAGGAGATGGAAAATAGCGGGCAAATTGATCTACTCACTAAGAAAGAAAAACTCATGATCTTGCGCAAGAAGGAAAAGCTGGAGAAGTATTTAGGGGGTGTGCGCCATATGAAAAAAATGCCGGATATGATGTTTATTATTGATGTAGTCAAAGAAAAGATCGCCGTTGCTGAAGCTAGAAGGCTAGGTATTCCTATTATCGCCCCCCTAGATACCAACTGCGATCCAGATTTGGTTGACTACCCTATTCCGGGTAATGATGATGCGATTCGCTCCATTGCGTTATTTTGTAAAGAGATGGCAGAGGCCATTACAGAGGGGCGCGAATTAGTGGGCAAAAGCGAGGAAGTGGTAGAGGAAGTGGTAGAGGAAATGATAGCTGCTAGTGGGGCTGAGCAGGAGGAAATTTTAGAGGAAGTGCGTCAGGAACAAGGAGAAAGCCATGAGTAG
- the tsf gene encoding translation elongation factor Ts, which produces MSSVSAAQVKQLREMTDAPMMDCKKALVECGGDLEKSVAYLRENGLSKAIKKADRVANEGVIALDVSDKQAIMLEINSETDFVAKNEHFKALVEQTLKLAKDQHVSSEEALLKASLNGQSYQDYLHAAIAKIGENIVVRRLVRMQAQDNEVLNAYLHANHRVGVVVKIAHQNPKHATELKELARQIAMHAAAMKPVVLTYKAFSPEFVAKEKIALLAEIEKENEEAKRLGKPLKTMPTYVSRVELTPDVLATQEEVFKEELRAQKKPEKIFEKIIPGKMERFIADNTLLDQRLSLLGQFFVMDEKKTIQQILEEKSAQMHDKIEIVEFVRFEVGEGIEKKSEDFAAEVAAQMQ; this is translated from the coding sequence ATGAGTAGTGTAAGTGCGGCACAGGTCAAACAGCTTAGAGAAATGACCGATGCGCCGATGATGGATTGTAAAAAGGCTTTAGTAGAATGTGGCGGGGATTTAGAAAAATCGGTGGCATATCTACGAGAAAATGGTTTGAGCAAAGCCATTAAAAAGGCCGATCGCGTGGCAAATGAGGGGGTGATTGCTTTAGATGTAAGCGATAAACAGGCCATTATGTTAGAGATTAATAGTGAAACGGACTTTGTGGCTAAAAACGAGCATTTTAAAGCGCTGGTAGAACAAACCCTTAAACTGGCAAAAGATCAACATGTCTCAAGTGAGGAGGCGCTTTTAAAAGCCTCTTTAAATGGGCAAAGCTATCAGGATTATTTGCACGCTGCTATTGCTAAGATCGGGGAAAATATCGTGGTGAGGCGTTTAGTGCGCATGCAAGCTCAAGATAATGAAGTACTCAACGCCTATTTGCATGCTAACCACCGCGTGGGTGTGGTGGTTAAAATAGCACACCAAAACCCCAAGCACGCCACAGAACTTAAAGAACTAGCCCGCCAAATTGCCATGCACGCGGCTGCAATGAAACCGGTTGTACTCACTTATAAAGCCTTTAGTCCGGAATTTGTAGCCAAAGAAAAAATTGCCTTGTTAGCTGAGATAGAAAAGGAAAATGAGGAGGCAAAACGCTTAGGCAAGCCTTTAAAAACCATGCCTACTTATGTCAGCCGTGTGGAATTAACCCCTGATGTTTTGGCCACACAAGAGGAGGTGTTTAAAGAGGAACTACGCGCCCAGAAAAAACCAGAAAAGATTTTTGAAAAGATTATTCCGGGCAAAATGGAGCGCTTCATTGCAGATAATACCCTTTTAGATCAACGCCTCAGCCTTTTAGGGCAATTTTTTGTGATGGATGAGAAAAAGACGATCCAGCAAATTTTAGAGGAAAAGAGCGCGCAAATGCATGACAAAATAGAAATTGTGGAGTTTGTGCGCTTTGAAGTGGGCGAGGGGATTGAGAAAAAAAGCGAGGATTTTGCAGCTGAAGTGGCCGCACAAATGCAGTAA
- the metK gene encoding methionine adenosyltransferase: protein MGRYLFTSESVTEGHPDKMADQISDAILDYIIERDEGARVACETLLANGFCVITGELKTRVYAPMQEIARGVIKDIGYTDALYGFDYRSAAVLNGIGEQSPDINQGVDRADGEVGAGDQGLMFGYACSETQNFMPLAIHLAHAITSGLAQARKSGVLPFLRPDGKAQVTVRYEGHKPIGIDTIVISTQHSPEIDQKSLREAIIEEIVYKVLPQEFINDDIKYHINPTGKFVIGGPQGDAGLTGRKIIVDTYGGSCPHGGGAFSGKDPSKVDRSAAYMARYIAKNLVASGVCMRATVQLAYAIGIVDPISVYVNTHNTSSYSPEVLESCVRSLFKLTPKGIMQSLDLLRPIYRKTATYGHFGREGFSWEALDKVEAIQDFLGKSV, encoded by the coding sequence ATGGGGCGCTATCTTTTCACCTCAGAGTCGGTTACAGAAGGGCATCCAGATAAAATGGCCGATCAAATCAGCGATGCCATTTTAGACTACATCATTGAGCGCGATGAGGGGGCGCGGGTGGCGTGTGAAACTTTGTTGGCTAATGGCTTTTGTGTGATCACAGGTGAGCTTAAAACCCGCGTTTATGCTCCGATGCAAGAAATTGCCCGCGGTGTGATTAAAGACATTGGCTATACCGATGCACTTTATGGATTTGATTATAGAAGTGCAGCCGTACTCAATGGCATAGGTGAGCAAAGCCCGGATATTAATCAGGGGGTGGATAGAGCTGATGGCGAAGTAGGCGCTGGTGATCAGGGTTTGATGTTTGGCTATGCTTGTAGCGAGACACAAAATTTTATGCCCCTAGCTATCCATCTTGCCCATGCGATCACCTCAGGCCTAGCTCAAGCTAGAAAAAGCGGGGTTTTGCCCTTTTTAAGACCCGATGGCAAGGCACAAGTAACCGTGCGCTATGAGGGGCATAAACCTATTGGGATTGATACGATCGTGATCTCCACCCAGCACTCCCCAGAGATCGATCAAAAATCCTTAAGAGAGGCTATTATTGAGGAGATTGTGTATAAAGTTTTGCCTCAGGAATTTATCAACGATGATATTAAGTACCACATCAACCCTACAGGTAAATTTGTCATTGGTGGGCCACAAGGCGATGCGGGCTTGACAGGCCGTAAAATTATCGTGGATACTTATGGCGGGAGTTGCCCGCATGGAGGCGGGGCTTTTAGCGGTAAGGACCCTTCAAAGGTGGATAGAAGCGCAGCCTACATGGCACGCTACATCGCTAAAAATCTTGTAGCCAGCGGGGTTTGCATGCGCGCAACAGTACAACTAGCCTATGCCATTGGCATTGTTGATCCCATCTCAGTTTATGTCAACACCCACAACACCAGTTCTTATAGCCCAGAAGTGCTAGAATCTTGCGTGCGCTCTTTGTTTAAACTCACACCAAAGGGTATTATGCAAAGCCTTGATCTATTACGCCCCATTTATAGAAAAACCGCCACTTACGGGCATTTTGGAAGGGAGGGTTTTAGCTGGGAGGCCTTAGACAAGGTGGAGGCGATTCAAGATTTTTTAGGCAAGAGCGTTTGA
- a CDS encoding SIMPL domain-containing protein, producing the protein MFSSSLIKWGGVGIVSTFLILGCSKVANINPGQPTTGQVKPIHGYSCNKQKMWPIWPYGKKGIENLKKEAMQQAQDQADAYAKSLGKSEGELINTTVTLESWPLPRYLFFLGSKCVKVQGYARAKDKGSLL; encoded by the coding sequence ATGTTTAGTTCTTCTCTGATCAAATGGGGTGGGGTAGGGATAGTTAGCACCTTTCTGATTTTAGGCTGTTCTAAAGTTGCTAATATCAATCCGGGTCAGCCCACTACTGGACAGGTAAAACCCATTCATGGATATAGTTGCAACAAGCAAAAAATGTGGCCTATTTGGCCCTATGGCAAAAAAGGGATAGAAAATCTTAAAAAAGAAGCCATGCAACAGGCACAAGATCAAGCTGATGCTTACGCTAAAAGTTTAGGTAAGAGCGAAGGAGAGCTTATCAACACCACTGTAACCCTAGAAAGCTGGCCTTTACCCCGCTATTTGTTTTTCCTTGGAAGCAAATGCGTAAAAGTGCAGGGTTATGCACGGGCTAAAGATAAAGGCTCATTGCTCTAA
- a CDS encoding SH3 domain-containing protein: MVFLLGLQAEEEPKAKVVYLKVLNLQELSSKPVYVGQSVSVQYSLLLFPQAKFLGAELSKIPDSKQLKRLNFTPTWKALGNDTFSATYIYKVTGTQAIIPELKVSAFVKDQGYVDSSSAPSIPLQVVDLSLHPNYVGVVARDFKIIGYKVKEYDSTHNILVFEIESKGANLEDFKIAGSIKQGFESTHFGIDHSSGVYYCILPKNMQALSFNYFSLQEEQFKELHFSLIPIDESVSTQSNLKPICLKICKLFPLIIFLYKRSSLRNCIFLSFPLMRV; this comes from the coding sequence TTGGTTTTCTTATTAGGTTTACAAGCAGAGGAAGAGCCTAAAGCTAAGGTTGTTTATCTCAAGGTGTTAAACCTGCAAGAACTGAGTAGTAAACCTGTATATGTGGGGCAGAGTGTTTCTGTGCAATATAGCCTTTTACTTTTTCCACAAGCCAAATTCTTAGGCGCTGAACTCTCTAAAATTCCGGATTCCAAACAACTCAAACGCCTTAATTTTACGCCCACTTGGAAAGCTTTAGGCAATGATACTTTTAGTGCAACCTACATTTATAAGGTAACAGGAACTCAAGCGATAATCCCTGAACTTAAAGTGAGTGCTTTTGTTAAAGATCAAGGTTATGTAGATAGCTCTAGCGCGCCTAGTATCCCCTTACAAGTAGTTGATCTCTCCTTGCACCCTAATTATGTCGGAGTGGTCGCGCGTGATTTTAAGATCATAGGTTATAAGGTTAAAGAGTATGATAGTACCCATAATATTTTGGTCTTTGAAATAGAAAGTAAGGGAGCGAATTTAGAGGATTTTAAAATTGCAGGGAGTATCAAACAGGGGTTTGAAAGCACGCATTTTGGGATAGATCATTCTAGCGGGGTTTATTACTGTATTTTGCCTAAAAATATGCAAGCTCTTTCCTTTAATTATTTTTCTTTACAAGAGGAGCAGTTTAAGGAATTGCATTTTTCTCTCATTCCCATTGATGAGAGTGTGAGTACACAAAGCAACCTCAAGCCTATTTGCCTAAAAATATGCAAGCTCTTTCCTTTAATTATTTTTCTTTACAAGAGGAGCAGTTTAAGGAATTGCATTTTTCTCTCATTCCCATTGATGAGAGTGTGA